A DNA window from Syngnathus typhle isolate RoL2023-S1 ecotype Sweden linkage group LG2, RoL_Styp_1.0, whole genome shotgun sequence contains the following coding sequences:
- the xdh gene encoding xanthine dehydrogenase/oxidase isoform X1, protein MRELDKNMRDCTTCARSSSDDLVFFVNGKKIVETNADPEMTLLTYLRRKLGLPGTKLGCAEGGCGACTVMLSKYQAHTQNLTHYAVNACLAPICSLHLVAVTTVEGIGSVARQLHPVQERIAKAHGSQCGFCTPGIVMSMYALLRNNPTPKMADVEEAFQGNLCRCTGYRPILEAYKTFTVEGGCCGGKGRDNGCCMKNSKAEENEADVDMASKLFNTADFAPLDPTQEVIFPPELMTLSKSEKTCSLQFRNDRAVWLQPATLDKFLNLKWKHPDARVVVGNTEVGIEVKFKNMLYPVILAPAFIPELHKVIYTDEGIVFGAACTLTQVGEVLKEAVKELPSYQTQVFLAVLEQLRWFAGQQIRNVAAVGGNIMTASPISDLNPVFMAASCKLTLMDKDGSRVVQMDDGFFVGYRRTVLRPQEILLSIEIPYSRKNQFFSAFKQSPRREDDISIVTTAMSVTFTPGTCVVEDVRLSYGGMAATTVLAKKTANKLLGRCWGEALLEEACSSLAEELTLDPSAPGGMVTYRRTLSLSLFYKFYLTVLQKLREQGLNVEEVRSDLLSATEIYHQETPSSVQIYQEVPQAQNQDDVLGHPLMHLSALKQATGEAVYCDDIPLFENEVYLALVTSSKAHARILSVDSSAAECSPGFICCVFARDIPGSNKSGLWHDESVLTDDLVTCVGHVIGAVVADTQVHAQRAAKAVKIQYEELQPIITIQEAIAAQSFYKTIRTLQKGDLEAGFKQADHILEGETHIGGQEHFYLETNVTVAVPRGEDDEMELFSSTQNPSETQSLVALALGIPSNRVVVRVKRMGGGFGGKESRTTILSTVVSVAAHKLRRPVRCMLDRDEDMLITGGRHPFYGKYKVGFLKSGKLLALDVSMYSNAGNSLDLSQAIMERALFHMENAYSIPNVRGRGFLCRTNLPSNTAFRGFGGPQGMMIAETWMNDVAQSLGRPADEVRQMNLYKEGDVTPYNQVLDQSTLDRCWDECMFRSRYQQQRAAVELYNKENRWTKRGLAIIPTKFGISFTAVFLNQAGALVHIYTDGSVLLTHGGTEMGQGLHTKMIQVASRVLGVPCSKIHISETSTQTVPNTSPTAASASSDLNGAAVRNACQLLNERLEPYKSKNPKGSWEEWVKAAYFDRVNLSANGFYKTPNIGYSFETNSGRAFNYFSYGVACSEVEVDCLTGAHKNLSTTIVMDVGVSLNPAIDIGQVEGAFMQGLGMFTLEELHYSPQGVLLTRGPGSYKIPAFGDIPTELTVSLLRDAPHDKAIFASKAVGEPPLFLASSVFFAIKDAISAARTESGITGPFRLDSPASAERIRNACNDRFTKLCPPAEPGTFQPWSVQV, encoded by the exons ATGAGGGAACTGGACAAAAACATGAGGGACTGCACAACTTGTGCCCGGTCCTCCTCCGATGACCTCGTCTTCTTCGTAAATGGAAAAAAG ATTGTGGAGACAAATGCAGATCCTGAAATGACCTTGCTCACATATCTGAGAAGGAAGC TGGGCTTACCGGGGACCAAGCTGGGTTGTGCTGAAGGTGGCTGCGGAGCGTGCACAGTGATGCTGTCAAAATACCAAGCTCACACGCAAAACCTGAC TCATTATGCCGTGAACGCCTGCCTTGCCCCTATCTGCTCCTTGCATCTGGTTGCTGTGACCACCGTGGAAGGAATTGGCAGCGTTGCAAGGCAGCTGCATCCCGTACAG GAACGGATCGCAAAGGCTCACGGCTCGCAGTGCGGTTTCTGCACTCCGGGTATCGTCATGTCCATGTACGCATTGCTAAGAAACAACCCCACCCCCAAAATGGCTGATGTGGAGGAGGCTTTCCAAG GAAACCTTTGTCGCTGCACTGGATATCGGCCCATCCTGGAAGCCTACAAGACCTTTACTGTG GAAGGCGGATGCTGTGGGGGGAAAGGACGGGACAACGGCTGCTGTATGAAAAATAGCAAAGCCGAGGAGAATGAGGCGGATGTGGAC ATGGCTTCGAAGCTGTTCAACACTGCTGACTTTGCGCCACTTGACCCCACGCAGGAGGTCATCTTCCCTCCAGAGCTGATG ACCCTGAGCAAAAGTGAGAAGACATGCTCGCTGCAGTTTCGCAATGACAGGGCAGTGTGGCTGCAGCCTGCCACCTTGGACAAGTTCCTCAATTTGAAATGGAAACATCCCGATGCCCGAGTGGTGGTGGGAAATACAGAAGTGG gtaTAGAAGTAAAGTTCAAGAACATGTTATATCCAGTCATTCTGGCTCCAGCCTTCATCCCGGAACTCCACAAAGTGATATACACTGATGAAG GTATCGTGTTTGGCGCAGCGTGCACTCTCACCCAAGTGGGTGAGGTACTGAAGGAGGCCGTGAAGGAGCTCCCTTCATACCAAACCCAGGTCTTCCTTGCTGTCCTGGAGCAGTTGCGCTGGTTTGCGGGACAGCAGATACGCAACGTTGCG GCTGTTGGTGGGAACATCATGACTGCTAGTCCCATATCAGACCTTAATCCTGTTTTTATGGCGGCCAGCTGTAAACTCACACTGATGGACAAAG ATGGCAGTCGTGTGGTTCAGATGGACGACGGTTTCTTTGTGGGTTACAGGAGGACTGTGCTGCGCCCACAAGAAATCCTGCTATCCATTGAGATTCCCTATAGCAGGAAG AATCAATTCTTCTCAGCCTTCAAGCAGTCACCTCGCCGAGAGGACGACATCAGCATTGTCACCACCGCCATGAGTGTCACTTTCACACCCGGGACGTGCGTTGTGGAGGATGTGAGGCTAAGCTACGGTGGCATGGCGGCCACCACCGTGCTTGcaaaaaagacagcaaacaAACTGTTGGGAAG ATGCTGGGGGGAGGCGTTGCTGGAAGAAGCTTGCTCCTCATTGGCAGAGGAGTTGACCCTGGATCCATCTGCGCCAGGCGGCATGGTGACATACCGACGAACTCTTAGCCTCAGTCTATTCTACAAGTTCTACTTGACAGTGCTGCAGAAGCTGCGAGAGCAG GGTTTAAATGTGGAAGAGGTCCGATCTGATCTCCTGAGCGCAACAGAGATTTACCATCAAGAGACGCCATCCAGTGTTCAGATCTACCAG GAGGTGCCACAGGCCCAGAACCAAGATGACGTGCTGGGCCATCCCCTGATGCACCTTTCAGCTCTGAAGCAGGCGACGGGTGAGGCGGTTTACTGCGACGACATCCCGCTGTTTGAGAACGAGGTGTACTTGGCCCTCGTGACCAGCAGCAAGGCGCATGCTCGCATCCT TTCCGTTGACTCGTCGGCAGCAGAGTgttcgcccggcttcatttgcTGCGTCTTTGCCCGTGACATTCCGGGCAGCAACAAGAGCGGGCTATGGCATGATGAGAGCGTTCTTACTGATGACCTG GTCACATGTGTGGGCCACGTCATTGGTGCCGTTGTGGCTGACACTCAGGTTCATGCTCAGCGAGCCGCTAAAGCCGTCAAGATCCAGTATGAGGAATTGCAGCCGATTATCACCATACAG GAAGCCATTGCCGCCCAGTCCTTCTACAAGACAATTAGAACACTCCAGAAGGGAGACCTGGAGGCAGGATTCAAACAGGCGGACCACATTCTGGAAG GTGAGACGCACATTGGTGGCCAAGAGCATTTCTACCTGGAGACCAACGTGACTGTGGCTGTCCCTCGAGGGGAAGACGACGAAATGGAGCTCTTTTCCTCCACTCAGAATCCCTCTGAAACGCAG TCTCTGGTGGCCTTGGCATTGGGCATCCCCTCCAACAGGGTGGTAGTGCGAGTAAAAAGGATGGGCGGAGGCTTCGGCGGCAAAGAGAGCCGGACCACCATATTATCCACTGTGGTTTCCGTGGCAGCGCACAA GCTGCGACGACCTGTCAGGTGCATGTTGGACAGAGATGAAGATATGTTGATCACTGGAGGAAGACACCCATTCTACGGAAAATATAAG GTGGGCTTCCTGAAGAGCGGGAAGTTGCTAGCCCTGGATGTGTCAATGTACAGTAATGCGGGAAACTCCCTTGACCTCTCTCAGGCA ATCATGGAGCGTGCTCTGTTCCACATGGAGAACGCATACAGCATTCCAAACGTGCGTGGTCGCGGCTTTTTGTGCCGCACCAATCTGCCATCTAATACAGCCTTCAGAGGCTTTGGAGGTCCGCAAGGCATGATGATTGCGGAGACCTGGATGAACGACGTGGCTCAGAGCCTGGGCCGGCCGGCGGACGAG GTTCGACAAATGAACCTGTATAAAGAAGGTGACGTGACACCGTACAACCAGGTCCTGGACCAGTCTACTTTGGATCGCTGCTGGGATGAGTGCATGTTCCGATCACGGTACCAGCAGCAGCGAGCTGCCGTCGAGCTGTACAATAA AGAAAACCGATGGACCAAACGAGGCCTTGCGATCATACCGACGAAATTCGGCATCAGCTTCACGGCTGTCTTTCTTAACCAG GCTGGAGCGCTTGTACACATATACACAGATGGGTCGGTGCTGCTGACTCACGGTGGGACAGAAATGGGACAGGGACTCCACACCAAGATGATCCAG GTTGCCAGCCGGGTTCTTGGTGTTCCCTGCTCAAAGATCCACATATCGGAGACTAGTACCCAAACTGTCCCTAACACAAGTCCGACGGCTGCCTCTGCCTCTTCGGACCTCAACGGAGCTGCTGTGAGAAACGCCTGCCAGCTTCTCAATGAGCGCCTGGAACCCTACAAGAGCAAAAACCCCAAAGGATCGTGGGAAGAATGG GTCAAAGCAGCGTACTTTGACAGAGTCAACCTGAGTGCCAACGGCTTTTACAA GACTCCAAATATAGGATACAGCTTTGAAACCAACTCTGGCCGAGCGTTCAACTATTTCAGCTATGGAGTCGCCTGTTCTGAAGTGGAGGTGGACTGTTTGACTGGAGCTCACAAG AACCTGAGCACTACCATTGTGATGGACGTCGGCGTTAGCCTCAATCCCGCAATAGACATCGGACAA GTGGAGGGGGCATTTATGCAGGGTCTGGGTATGTTCACCCTGGAGGAGCTTCACTATTCCCCTCAGGGTGTCCTCCTCACCCGGGGTCCAGGTTCTTACAAGATCCCGGCCTTTGGTGACATTCCCACCGAGCTAACCGTGTCGTTGCTTCGTGACGCCCCTCACGACAAAGCCATCTTCGCCTCCAAG GCCGTGGGCGAGCCTCCTTTGTTCCTCGCATCATCTGTTTTCTTTGCCATCAAAGACGCCATTAGTGCAGCTCGCACTGAATCGGGCATCACAGGCCCATTCAGGCTGGACAGCCCCGCCTCTGCAGAACGGATACGAAATGCTTGCAACGACCGCTTCACCAAACTG TGTCCCCCTGCAGAGCCTGGGACCTTCCAGCCTTGGTCTGTCCAAGTCTGA
- the LOC133170031 gene encoding tetraspanin-7-like encodes MAPRRMETKPLILCVKILLLFYSFIFWVTGVVLLAVGLWWKFMLSPYTLLISSAPSNAPFVLTGTGVAIVLFGLFGCFATCRGHPWMLKLYAIFLALVFLIELIAGISGFIFRHEIKGTFLTTYSEALLRYDGRSERSVAVDDVQRKLQCCGVHNYTTWFSSDYFPTGGIPVSCCVTFSDCKETDLKNATLAARKVHKQGCYQLVTSFIESNMGIIAGVTFGIAFSQLIGMSLACCLSHFINTNQYEMV; translated from the exons ATGGCACCGAGGAGGATGGAAACCAAACCGCTCATCTTATGTGTGAAGATTCTACTACTCTTCTACTCTTTCATCTTTTGG GTGACAGGTGTGGTCTTGCTCGCGGTGGGTTTGTGGTGGAAGTTCATGCTGAGTCCTTACACGCTGTTGATCTCCAGTGCACCGTCCAACGCTCCTTTTGTTCTGACCGGCACCGGCGTTGCCATTGTGCTGTTCGGCCTGTTTGGATGCTTCGCCACGTGCAGGGGGCATCCTTGGATGCTCAAACTG TACGCCATCTTTCTGGCTTTGGTCTTCCTAATCGAGCTCATCGCTGGAATCTCAGGCTTCATCTTCCGCCACGAG ATCAAAGGCACATTCCTCACCACATACAGCGAGGCTCTGCTGAGATACGATGGACGAAGCGAAAGAAGTGTGGCTGTGGATGACGTTCAACGCAAA TTGCAATGCTGCGGTGTTCATAACTACACTACCTGGTTCTCCAGCGACtacttcccaaccgggggaatCCCTGTCAGCTGCTGTGTTACTTTCTCTGACTGCAAAGAAACAGACTTGAAGAACGCCACTTTGGCAGCTCGCAAAGTCCACAAGCAG GGTTGTTACCAGCTGGTGACGTCCTTCATCGAGAGCAACATGGGAATTATCGCTGGGGTCACCTTTGGGATCGCCTTCTCTCAG CTCATCGGCATGTCGTTGGCCTGCTGTCTGTCTCACTTCATCAACACCAACCAATACGAGATGGTCTGA
- the xdh gene encoding xanthine dehydrogenase/oxidase isoform X2, with translation MRELDKNMRDCTTCARSSSDDLVFFVNGKKIVETNADPEMTLLTYLRRKLGLPGTKLGCAEGGCGACTVMLSKYQAHTQNLTHYAVNACLAPICSLHLVAVTTVEGIGSVARQLHPVQERIAKAHGSQCGFCTPGIVMSMYALLRNNPTPKMADVEEAFQGNLCRCTGYRPILEAYKTFTVEGGCCGGKGRDNGCCMKNSKAEENEADVDMASKLFNTADFAPLDPTQEVIFPPELMTLSKSEKTCSLQFRNDRAVWLQPATLDKFLNLKWKHPDARVVVGNTEVGIEVKFKNMLYPVILAPAFIPELHKVIYTDEGIVFGAACTLTQVGEVLKEAVKELPSYQTQVFLAVLEQLRWFAGQQIRNVAAVGGNIMTASPISDLNPVFMAASCKLTLMDKDGSRVVQMDDGFFVGYRRTVLRPQEILLSIEIPYSRKNQFFSAFKQSPRREDDISIVTTAMSVTFTPGTCVVEDVRLSYGGMAATTVLAKKTANKLLGRCWGEALLEEACSSLAEELTLDPSAPGGMVTYRRTLSLSLFYKFYLTVLQKLREQGLNVEEVRSDLLSATEIYHQETPSSVQIYQEVPQAQNQDDVLGHPLMHLSALKQATGEAVYCDDIPLFENEVYLALVTSSKAHARILSVDSSAAECSPGFICCVFARDIPGSNKSGLWHDESVLTDDLVTCVGHVIGAVVADTQVHAQRAAKAVKIQYEELQPIITIQEAIAAQSFYKTIRTLQKGDLEAGFKQADHILEGETHIGGQEHFYLETNVTVAVPRGEDDEMELFSSTQNPSETQSLVALALGIPSNRVVVRVKRMGGGFGGKESRTTILSTVVSVAAHKLRRPVRCMLDRDEDMLITGGRHPFYGKYKVGFLKSGKLLALDVSMYSNAGNSLDLSQAIMERALFHMENAYSIPNVRGRGFLCRTNLPSNTAFRGFGGPQGMMIAETWMNDVAQSLGRPADEVRQMNLYKEGDVTPYNQVLDQSTLDRCWDECMFRSRYQQQRAAVELYNKENRWTKRGLAIIPTKFGISFTAVFLNQAGALVHIYTDGSVLLTHGGTEMGQGLHTKMIQVASRVLGVPCSKIHISETSTQTVPNTSPTAASASSDLNGAAVRNACQLLNERLEPYKSKNPKGSWEEWVKAAYFDRVNLSANGFYKTPNIGYSFETNSGRAFNYFSYGVACSEVEVDCLTGAHKVSLTLYL, from the exons ATGAGGGAACTGGACAAAAACATGAGGGACTGCACAACTTGTGCCCGGTCCTCCTCCGATGACCTCGTCTTCTTCGTAAATGGAAAAAAG ATTGTGGAGACAAATGCAGATCCTGAAATGACCTTGCTCACATATCTGAGAAGGAAGC TGGGCTTACCGGGGACCAAGCTGGGTTGTGCTGAAGGTGGCTGCGGAGCGTGCACAGTGATGCTGTCAAAATACCAAGCTCACACGCAAAACCTGAC TCATTATGCCGTGAACGCCTGCCTTGCCCCTATCTGCTCCTTGCATCTGGTTGCTGTGACCACCGTGGAAGGAATTGGCAGCGTTGCAAGGCAGCTGCATCCCGTACAG GAACGGATCGCAAAGGCTCACGGCTCGCAGTGCGGTTTCTGCACTCCGGGTATCGTCATGTCCATGTACGCATTGCTAAGAAACAACCCCACCCCCAAAATGGCTGATGTGGAGGAGGCTTTCCAAG GAAACCTTTGTCGCTGCACTGGATATCGGCCCATCCTGGAAGCCTACAAGACCTTTACTGTG GAAGGCGGATGCTGTGGGGGGAAAGGACGGGACAACGGCTGCTGTATGAAAAATAGCAAAGCCGAGGAGAATGAGGCGGATGTGGAC ATGGCTTCGAAGCTGTTCAACACTGCTGACTTTGCGCCACTTGACCCCACGCAGGAGGTCATCTTCCCTCCAGAGCTGATG ACCCTGAGCAAAAGTGAGAAGACATGCTCGCTGCAGTTTCGCAATGACAGGGCAGTGTGGCTGCAGCCTGCCACCTTGGACAAGTTCCTCAATTTGAAATGGAAACATCCCGATGCCCGAGTGGTGGTGGGAAATACAGAAGTGG gtaTAGAAGTAAAGTTCAAGAACATGTTATATCCAGTCATTCTGGCTCCAGCCTTCATCCCGGAACTCCACAAAGTGATATACACTGATGAAG GTATCGTGTTTGGCGCAGCGTGCACTCTCACCCAAGTGGGTGAGGTACTGAAGGAGGCCGTGAAGGAGCTCCCTTCATACCAAACCCAGGTCTTCCTTGCTGTCCTGGAGCAGTTGCGCTGGTTTGCGGGACAGCAGATACGCAACGTTGCG GCTGTTGGTGGGAACATCATGACTGCTAGTCCCATATCAGACCTTAATCCTGTTTTTATGGCGGCCAGCTGTAAACTCACACTGATGGACAAAG ATGGCAGTCGTGTGGTTCAGATGGACGACGGTTTCTTTGTGGGTTACAGGAGGACTGTGCTGCGCCCACAAGAAATCCTGCTATCCATTGAGATTCCCTATAGCAGGAAG AATCAATTCTTCTCAGCCTTCAAGCAGTCACCTCGCCGAGAGGACGACATCAGCATTGTCACCACCGCCATGAGTGTCACTTTCACACCCGGGACGTGCGTTGTGGAGGATGTGAGGCTAAGCTACGGTGGCATGGCGGCCACCACCGTGCTTGcaaaaaagacagcaaacaAACTGTTGGGAAG ATGCTGGGGGGAGGCGTTGCTGGAAGAAGCTTGCTCCTCATTGGCAGAGGAGTTGACCCTGGATCCATCTGCGCCAGGCGGCATGGTGACATACCGACGAACTCTTAGCCTCAGTCTATTCTACAAGTTCTACTTGACAGTGCTGCAGAAGCTGCGAGAGCAG GGTTTAAATGTGGAAGAGGTCCGATCTGATCTCCTGAGCGCAACAGAGATTTACCATCAAGAGACGCCATCCAGTGTTCAGATCTACCAG GAGGTGCCACAGGCCCAGAACCAAGATGACGTGCTGGGCCATCCCCTGATGCACCTTTCAGCTCTGAAGCAGGCGACGGGTGAGGCGGTTTACTGCGACGACATCCCGCTGTTTGAGAACGAGGTGTACTTGGCCCTCGTGACCAGCAGCAAGGCGCATGCTCGCATCCT TTCCGTTGACTCGTCGGCAGCAGAGTgttcgcccggcttcatttgcTGCGTCTTTGCCCGTGACATTCCGGGCAGCAACAAGAGCGGGCTATGGCATGATGAGAGCGTTCTTACTGATGACCTG GTCACATGTGTGGGCCACGTCATTGGTGCCGTTGTGGCTGACACTCAGGTTCATGCTCAGCGAGCCGCTAAAGCCGTCAAGATCCAGTATGAGGAATTGCAGCCGATTATCACCATACAG GAAGCCATTGCCGCCCAGTCCTTCTACAAGACAATTAGAACACTCCAGAAGGGAGACCTGGAGGCAGGATTCAAACAGGCGGACCACATTCTGGAAG GTGAGACGCACATTGGTGGCCAAGAGCATTTCTACCTGGAGACCAACGTGACTGTGGCTGTCCCTCGAGGGGAAGACGACGAAATGGAGCTCTTTTCCTCCACTCAGAATCCCTCTGAAACGCAG TCTCTGGTGGCCTTGGCATTGGGCATCCCCTCCAACAGGGTGGTAGTGCGAGTAAAAAGGATGGGCGGAGGCTTCGGCGGCAAAGAGAGCCGGACCACCATATTATCCACTGTGGTTTCCGTGGCAGCGCACAA GCTGCGACGACCTGTCAGGTGCATGTTGGACAGAGATGAAGATATGTTGATCACTGGAGGAAGACACCCATTCTACGGAAAATATAAG GTGGGCTTCCTGAAGAGCGGGAAGTTGCTAGCCCTGGATGTGTCAATGTACAGTAATGCGGGAAACTCCCTTGACCTCTCTCAGGCA ATCATGGAGCGTGCTCTGTTCCACATGGAGAACGCATACAGCATTCCAAACGTGCGTGGTCGCGGCTTTTTGTGCCGCACCAATCTGCCATCTAATACAGCCTTCAGAGGCTTTGGAGGTCCGCAAGGCATGATGATTGCGGAGACCTGGATGAACGACGTGGCTCAGAGCCTGGGCCGGCCGGCGGACGAG GTTCGACAAATGAACCTGTATAAAGAAGGTGACGTGACACCGTACAACCAGGTCCTGGACCAGTCTACTTTGGATCGCTGCTGGGATGAGTGCATGTTCCGATCACGGTACCAGCAGCAGCGAGCTGCCGTCGAGCTGTACAATAA AGAAAACCGATGGACCAAACGAGGCCTTGCGATCATACCGACGAAATTCGGCATCAGCTTCACGGCTGTCTTTCTTAACCAG GCTGGAGCGCTTGTACACATATACACAGATGGGTCGGTGCTGCTGACTCACGGTGGGACAGAAATGGGACAGGGACTCCACACCAAGATGATCCAG GTTGCCAGCCGGGTTCTTGGTGTTCCCTGCTCAAAGATCCACATATCGGAGACTAGTACCCAAACTGTCCCTAACACAAGTCCGACGGCTGCCTCTGCCTCTTCGGACCTCAACGGAGCTGCTGTGAGAAACGCCTGCCAGCTTCTCAATGAGCGCCTGGAACCCTACAAGAGCAAAAACCCCAAAGGATCGTGGGAAGAATGG GTCAAAGCAGCGTACTTTGACAGAGTCAACCTGAGTGCCAACGGCTTTTACAA GACTCCAAATATAGGATACAGCTTTGAAACCAACTCTGGCCGAGCGTTCAACTATTTCAGCTATGGAGTCGCCTGTTCTGAAGTGGAGGTGGACTGTTTGACTGGAGCTCACAAG GTCAGCTTGACATTATACTTGTGA
- the si:ch211-207l14.1 gene encoding uncharacterized protein si:ch211-207l14.1 isoform X1: protein MDGEDGSKIFAQDQNPVISGEEDEEDEEEDANIFNAWMQRYRGSEKQKTTDEEQDEEVEEGRAESRTSLESAARLQTKRRSSLPCLATLTTVQLARLHSCTRAPVTAKTLLRRSSSRRLLPSQQEGASCAPAAEGRPSLIPTIPETIAPEKKSQFRRRNVMSLSDADSMCLICHHDLNRGAGGVRELQCTHTFHKECIEEWLWRKQSCPTCHIQVLAPQQAAYWSSTRVIVP, encoded by the exons ATGGATGGTGAAGATGGAAGTAAGATCTTTGCACAAGACCAGAACCCTGTGATTTCAggagaggaagatgaagaggatgaggaagaggatgcCAACATTTTCAATGCCTGGATGCAGCGGTACAGAGGGAGCGAAAAGCAGAAGACAACTGATGAAGAGCAAGATGAGGAAGTGGAAGAAGGTAGAGCTGAAAGCAGAACCAGCTTGGAGTCAGCAGCTCGTCTTCAAACCAAGCGCCGATCATCTCTGCCGTGCTTG GCGACTCTCACGACCGTGCAGCTCGCTCGTCTGCATTCCTGCACCAGAGCTCCCGTGACCGCCAAGACTCTGCTGCGACGTTCCTCCTCTCGTCGACTGCTGCCATCTCAGCAGGAGGGAGCCTCTTGTGCGCCTGCTGCTGAAGGGAGACCCTCTCTCATACCCACAATCCCAGAGACCATTGCGCCTGAGAAAAAGAGCCAGTTCAGGAGACGCAACGTCATGTCTTTG AGCGATGCAGACAGCATGTGTCTGATCTGCCATCACGACCTGAACCGAGGAGCCGGCGGGGTCCGAGAGCTGCAGTGCACACACACTTTCCACAAGGAG tgtataGAGGAATGGTTATGGCGGAAGCAGTCATGTCCTACGTGTCACATCCAAGTCCTCGCGCCTCAGCAGGCGGCCTACTGGAGCTCCACAAGGGTGATAGTGCCCTGA
- the si:ch211-207l14.1 gene encoding uncharacterized protein si:ch211-207l14.1 isoform X2, producing MENNVRFKGEEDEEDEEEDANIFNAWMQRYRGSEKQKTTDEEQDEEVEEGRAESRTSLESAARLQTKRRSSLPCLATLTTVQLARLHSCTRAPVTAKTLLRRSSSRRLLPSQQEGASCAPAAEGRPSLIPTIPETIAPEKKSQFRRRNVMSLSDADSMCLICHHDLNRGAGGVRELQCTHTFHKECIEEWLWRKQSCPTCHIQVLAPQQAAYWSSTRVIVP from the exons ATGGAAAATAATGTTAGATTCAAAG gagaggaagatgaagaggatgaggaagaggatgcCAACATTTTCAATGCCTGGATGCAGCGGTACAGAGGGAGCGAAAAGCAGAAGACAACTGATGAAGAGCAAGATGAGGAAGTGGAAGAAGGTAGAGCTGAAAGCAGAACCAGCTTGGAGTCAGCAGCTCGTCTTCAAACCAAGCGCCGATCATCTCTGCCGTGCTTG GCGACTCTCACGACCGTGCAGCTCGCTCGTCTGCATTCCTGCACCAGAGCTCCCGTGACCGCCAAGACTCTGCTGCGACGTTCCTCCTCTCGTCGACTGCTGCCATCTCAGCAGGAGGGAGCCTCTTGTGCGCCTGCTGCTGAAGGGAGACCCTCTCTCATACCCACAATCCCAGAGACCATTGCGCCTGAGAAAAAGAGCCAGTTCAGGAGACGCAACGTCATGTCTTTG AGCGATGCAGACAGCATGTGTCTGATCTGCCATCACGACCTGAACCGAGGAGCCGGCGGGGTCCGAGAGCTGCAGTGCACACACACTTTCCACAAGGAG tgtataGAGGAATGGTTATGGCGGAAGCAGTCATGTCCTACGTGTCACATCCAAGTCCTCGCGCCTCAGCAGGCGGCCTACTGGAGCTCCACAAGGGTGATAGTGCCCTGA